From Caldanaerobius fijiensis DSM 17918, a single genomic window includes:
- the spoIIM gene encoding stage II sporulation protein M codes for MSKKLGNSIKNDIRQNGILYLICIVCLAIGITTGSFSIKALDEGQKKDLLQYFNSFLETFKTQNLDNQHIFKVSLQNNLILFFTFWISGATVFGIPVIIILLLFKGFLIGYTVGFLIDALSMKGIALSSIAIFPQNVFIIPGFLMLSVNGILFSARTIKNRKIYLNRYWDGFMQYTITSLLICGLIVIGSLIEAYMVPMLIVYAI; via the coding sequence TTGTCAAAAAAACTTGGGAATAGTATCAAAAACGATATAAGGCAAAATGGCATTTTATACCTTATATGTATTGTTTGCCTGGCTATAGGAATAACAACAGGTAGCTTTTCCATAAAAGCCCTTGATGAGGGACAAAAGAAAGACCTTCTTCAATATTTCAATAGTTTTTTAGAGACATTCAAAACTCAAAATTTGGACAACCAGCATATTTTTAAGGTTTCACTACAAAATAACCTTATTCTGTTTTTTACATTCTGGATATCTGGGGCAACAGTATTTGGCATCCCGGTTATAATTATATTGCTTTTATTTAAAGGTTTTTTAATTGGTTATACGGTAGGATTTTTAATAGACGCATTGTCAATGAAGGGCATAGCACTTTCCAGTATAGCTATCTTTCCACAGAATGTATTTATAATCCCAGGTTTTCTTATGTTAAGTGTTAATGGCATACTTTTTTCTGCTCGCACCATTAAGAATAGAAAGATATACCTAAATAGGTACTGGGATGGATTTATGCAATACACCATTACCTCCTTGCTAATATGTGGACTTATAGTTATAGGATCGCTTATAGAAGCATATATGGTTCCCATGCTTATTGTGTATGCAATTTAG
- a CDS encoding D-alanyl-D-alanine carboxypeptidase family protein, giving the protein MKRIKCILTIALVMIMSFNASQFAFAQNDTVNEETIDFKFTSKAAILMDAGSGKVLYENNAHKRLPPASITKIMSMILFMEAIDSGKIKTTDMVTASEHASDMGGSQIYLAPGEEMTVDDLMKAVAIASGNDATVALAEYIAGTEEMFVKMMNKKAKELGLKNTHFTNCTGLPEKDHYTSVFDVAVMSRELITKHPGVLRWTKIYLDSLRGGKFGLANTNKLVRFYKGADGLKTGSTDEAGFCLSATALRNGMRLIAVVFGAPDSKHRFNEASKLLDYGFANYKSYKVADKGQVIEEIKVEKGLIDKVNAIASNNSNILIRKGEDESIKKKIILPQKIIAPIRRGEKIGEIVVYKNGIEISRLPLVSDRSVKKAGVIDYYMRILGDWI; this is encoded by the coding sequence ATGAAGCGCATTAAGTGTATTTTGACTATTGCCCTTGTTATGATAATGTCTTTTAATGCGTCCCAATTTGCTTTTGCTCAAAATGATACAGTAAATGAGGAGACGATTGATTTTAAATTTACATCAAAAGCGGCTATTTTAATGGATGCCGGAAGCGGGAAAGTATTATATGAAAACAATGCCCACAAGAGATTGCCACCGGCCAGTATTACGAAAATAATGAGTATGATACTCTTTATGGAAGCAATTGATTCTGGCAAAATAAAAACAACTGATATGGTAACGGCCAGCGAGCATGCCAGTGATATGGGCGGTTCTCAGATTTATCTAGCACCAGGGGAAGAAATGACAGTAGACGATTTGATGAAAGCAGTAGCTATTGCGTCTGGAAATGATGCTACAGTTGCCTTGGCTGAATATATTGCCGGCACTGAAGAAATGTTTGTAAAGATGATGAATAAAAAAGCAAAAGAACTGGGATTAAAAAATACACACTTTACAAATTGTACAGGACTTCCGGAAAAAGATCATTATACCAGTGTATTCGATGTGGCAGTTATGTCCAGGGAGTTGATAACAAAGCATCCAGGTGTCCTGAGATGGACAAAGATATATCTGGATAGTTTAAGAGGTGGAAAGTTTGGTTTGGCTAATACCAATAAGCTTGTTAGATTTTATAAGGGAGCAGATGGCTTAAAAACAGGGTCAACGGATGAAGCGGGATTTTGTTTGTCGGCAACGGCTTTACGGAATGGTATGAGGTTAATAGCTGTAGTATTTGGAGCTCCCGATTCTAAGCATAGGTTTAATGAAGCGTCAAAATTATTGGATTATGGATTTGCCAATTATAAATCTTATAAAGTTGCTGACAAAGGTCAGGTTATAGAGGAGATAAAAGTTGAAAAAGGGTTGATAGATAAAGTTAATGCTATAGCATCAAATAATTCAAACATACTTATCAGAAAAGGTGAAGATGAAAGCATAAAAAAGAAAATTATATTACCGCAGAAAATCATAGCACCAATACGAAGAGGAGAAAAAATAGGTGAAATAGTTGTATATAAAAATGGTATAGAAATTTCCAGATTGCCGTTGGTTTCTGATCGATCTGTTAAAAAAGCAGGTGTTATAGATTATTACATGCGAATTTTAGGTGATTGGATATAA